The proteins below are encoded in one region of Eulemur rufifrons isolate Redbay chromosome 2, OSU_ERuf_1, whole genome shotgun sequence:
- the FSCB gene encoding fibrous sheath CABYR-binding protein, translated as MVDKSQQTEVTEKKKHTSIPQSSGPKATFSIGNIPGSKGNYSAKDYESLRVSSQLQHTWTKRKHGQEMTDKSLQTDTSVEEKKEAKLVDEMIEEKPAGVGEAAAELPGTIQEAEITPHRHSIQLKMDRSQQTSCTGDWTMMNMPPKETVDKEQQTYFSESEIVVISRAGSSFTNSKEGAQKRKSSGKSFVSEHPEFQPAARSNEETMQKSISRPSLTQETKTGSPVLLEDELRQEVVEEDSVDKKEASAETEPPPTAEVPTEVQPSPTEEATAEVEPSPAEETPIQVQTPTEETPAEPSAEALAEEAPDEVQSPLVEEAPAEEVPAELQPLPAEEAPAEEVPAELQPPPAEEAPVEEATAELQPPPTEETPIEEAAAEVQPLPAEEAPVEEAHAELQPPPTEEAPIEEAAAEVQPLPAEEAPIEEAPTELQPPPTEEAPIEEAAAEVQPLPAEEAPVEEAPAELQPPPTEEAPIEEAAAEVQPLPAEEAPVEEAPTELQPPPTEEAPIEEATAEVQPLPAEEAPVEEAPAELQPPPTEETPIEEAASEVQPLPAEEAPVEEAPAELQPPPTEETPIEEAASEVQPLPAEEAPVEEAPAELQPPPAEEAPIEEASSELQPTPAEEAPVKEVPPEVQFLPAEEAPTEETTPEVQFPPDDEAPIKETPAEVPFPPAEEASTEESTPEVQIPPAEEIPVEEAPVYKHPPPDLLPAEDFPIQEMSAEVSPPVENVSTELQSPQAEGIPVKLGSVDLKDDTKFQEVLKTDSVPEDLSDTKNGQAPTLEIEGVINIELKEISS; from the exons ATGGTAGACAAATCCCAGCAGACTGaagtgacagagaaaaagaaacacacgTCCATACCACAATCATCTGGCCCCAAAGCTACCTTTAGCATTGGTAATATTCCTGGAAGCAAAGGCAACTACTCTGCCAAAGACTATGAGTCTCTTAGAGTATCTTCTCAACTTCAGCACACCTGGACAAAGAGAAAGCATGGACAGGAAATGACTGATAAATCTCTGCAGACAGACACTAgtgtagaagagaaaaaagaagccaAGTTAGTTGATGAAATGATAGAAGAAAAGCCAGCTGGTGTTGGAGAAGCAGCTGCTGAATTGCCAGGGACTATTCAGGAAGCAGAAATTACACCACACAGACACTCAATTCAACTAAAAATGGATAGATCTCAGCAGACCAGTTGTACTGGAGACTGGACCATGATGAATATGCCCCCAAAAGAAACAGTGGATAAGGAACAGCAGACATACTTTAGTGAATCAGAAATAGTGGTTATTTCCAGGGCAGGTAGTTCTTTTACAAACTCAAAGGAAGGTGCCCAGAAACGTAAATCTTCAGGAAAGAGTTTTGTTAGTGAACATCCTGAATTTCAACCAGCAGCACGTAGCAATGAAGAAACTATGCAGAAAAGTATCAGCAGACCGTCATTAACTCAGGAAACCAAAACAGGTTCTCCAGTACTTTTAGAAGATGAGCTTAGGCAAGAGGTTGTAGAAGAGGATTCTGTTGATAAAAAGGAGGCTTCTGCTGAAACAGAGCCTCCACCAACAGCAGAAGTCCCTACTGAAGTGCAGCCTTCACCAACTGAAGAGGCCACTGCAGAAGTagagcccagccctgctgagGAGACTCCTATCCAAGTACAGACTCCAACTGAAGAAACTCCTGCTGAA CCCTCAGCAGAAGCCCTTGCAGAAGAAGCCCCTGATGAAGTCCAGTCTCCACTAGTGGAGGAGGCTCCTGCAGAAGAGGTCCCTGCTGAGCTTCAGCCTCTACCAGCTGAGGAGGCTCCTGCAGAAGAGGTCCCTGCTGAGCTTCAGCCTCCACCAGCTGAGGAGGCTCCTGTAGAAGAGGCCACTGCTGAGCTTCAGCCTCCACCAACTGAGGAGACTCCTATAGAAGAGGCTGCTGCTGAAGTTCAGCCTCTACCAGCTGAGGAGGCTCCTGTAGAAGAGGCCCATGCTGAGCTTCAGCCTCCACCAACTGAGGAGGCTCCTATAGAAGAGGCTGCTGCTGAAGTTCAGCCTCTACCAGCTGAGGAGGCTCCTATAGAAGAGGCCCCTACTGAGCTTCAGCCTCCACCAACTGAGGAGGCTCCTATAGAAGAGGCTGCTGCTGAAGTTCAGCCTCTACCAGCTGAGGAAGCTCCTGTAGAAGAGGCCCCTGCTGAGCTTCAGCCTCCACCAACTGAGGAGGCTCCTATAGAAGAGGCTGCTGCTGAAGTTCAGCCTCTACCAGCTGAGGAGGCTCCTGTAGAAGAGGCCCCTACTGAGCTTCAGCCTCCACCAACTGAGGAGGCTCCTATAGAAGAGGCCACTGCTGAAGTGCAGCCTCTACCAGCTGAGGAGGCTCCTGTAGAAGAGGCCCCTGCTGAGCTTCAACCTCCACCAACTGAGGAGACTCCTATAGAAGAGGCTGCTTCTGAAGTGCAGCCTCTACCAGCTGAGGAGGCTCCTGTAGAAGAGGCCCCTGCTGAGCTTCAGCCTCCACCAACTGAGGAGACTCCTATAGAAGAGGCTGCTTCTGAAGTGCAGCCTCTACCAGCTGAGGAAGCTCCTGTAGAAGAGGCCCCTGCTGAGCTTCAGCCTCCACCAGCTGAGGAGGCTCCTATAGAAGAGGCCTCTTCTGAGCTTCAGCCTACACCAGCTGAAGAGGCTCCTGTAAAAGAGGTCCCTCCTGAAGTTCAGTTTCTACCAGCTGAGGAGGCTCCTACAGAAGAGACCACTCCTGAAGTTCAGTTTCCACCAGATGACGAGGCTCCTATAAAAGAGACTCCTGCTGAAGTTCCATTTCCACCAGCTGAGGAGGCTTCTACAGAAGAGAGCACTCCTGAAGTTCAGATTCCACCAGCTGAGGAGATCCCTGTTGAAGAGGCCCCTGTTTACAAACATCCTCCACCTGATCTGCTTCCTGCGGAAGACTTTCCTATACAAGAGATGTCTGCTGAAGTTTCACCTCCAGTAGAGAATGTGTCTACTGAACTTCAATCACCCCAGGCAGAAGGCATCCCAGTAAAATTAGGGTCAGTTGACTTGAAAGATGATACAAAATTTCAAGAGGTTTTAAAAACGGATTCTGTTCCAGAAGATTTGTCTGATACCAAAAATGGACAGGCTCCCACTCTTGAAATAGAGGGAGTCATCAATATAGAACTTAAAGAGATCTCCTCCTGA